A genomic window from Passer domesticus isolate bPasDom1 chromosome Z, bPasDom1.hap1, whole genome shotgun sequence includes:
- the LOC135291208 gene encoding E3 ubiquitin-protein ligase Topors-like encodes MVRHAVSLQPMEVNGGPQQEILTRRQGSILHFTPLKEASLYFATKIPSITQSTEDKKREVITGICSALGDPLGGPSPLSADTEALREAPVPRLCPTPRPFGRPLSPVSAHAPGPSLLPASRRHRSRGTRPVSRQPMAGGAAEALQDSGSAAPAASSGAQREAAAAGPCPICLGDLDNAAHVDTCLHTFCFACIRQWAALRAHCPLCRQRFGRILHTVRADDDYQEYVLGPPGCQQSAAAAHSALRTAPRWRYRLRPRPQRHPAARRRGRPPADGGRAPAASDTSAR; translated from the exons atggtgaggcatgctgtctctctgcagcccatggaggttaATGGTGGACCACAGCAGGAAATCCTCACTCGTAGGCAAG GTTCCATCCTGCATTTTACCCCCTTGAAAGAAGCTAGTTTGTATTTTGCTACAAAAATCCCCAGCATTACACAAAGTACTGAAGACAAGAAAAGGGAGGTCATCACTGGcatctgctcagcactg GGAGACCCTTTGGGAGGTCCGTCTCCCCTCTCTGCCGACACCGAGGCCCTTCGGGAGGCCCCTGTCCCCCGTCTCTGCCCCACACCGAGGCCCTTCGGGAGGCCCCTGTCCCCCGTCTCTGCCCACGCTCCGGGGCCTTCTCTGCTGCCCGCTTCCCGGCGCCACAGAAGCCGCGGCACTCGGCCCGTCTCTCGGCAGCCCAtggcgggcggggccgcggaggctctgcaggacagcgGCTCCGCCGCGCCGGCCGCCTCCAGCGGGGCCCAGCGGGAGGCAGCGGCAGCCGGGCCGTGCCCCATCTGCCTGGGCGACCTGGACAACGCGGCGCACGTGGACACCTGCCTGCACACCTTCTGCTTCGCCTGCATCCGGCAGTGGGCCGCCCTGCGCGCCCACTGCCCGCTCTGCAGGCAGCGCTTCGGCCGCATCCTGCACACGGTCCGGGCGGACGACGACTACCAGGAGTACGTGCTCGGCCCGCCCGGCTGCCAGCAGAGCGCCGCGGCCGCGCACAGCGCGCTCCGCACGGCCCCGCGCTGGCGCTACCGGCTGCGCCCGCGGCCCCAGCGCCATCCCGCTGCCAGGAGAAGGGGGCGGCCGCCAGCGGACGGAGGgagagctccagcagcctctGACACCTCTGCCCGATAG